In a genomic window of Deinococcus sp. AB2017081:
- a CDS encoding hypothetical protein (catalyses the hydrolysis of terminal non-reducing alpha-D-galactose residues in alpha-D-galactosides): MSKVTIIGAGSAVFAQQMITDVLAIPGLERGEFALIDTDAARLEAAHDLAELTVARSGKAFTVSASTDRRAVLPGTDFVINTIEVSGLRNVQHDYDIPLRYGVDQCIGDTTGPGGVMKFLRTAPAWLAILRDLHELAPAATVLNYTNPMSALVLLSARATPVKVYGLCHSVQNTLAELAGYLELPVAELTYRCAGVNHLSWFTELRWRGEDVLPRLRAAMQRPEIYEQDIVRFEMLRHFGAFPTESSGHFSEYVPYFRSRPDLVSRYTRAAYKGESGYYAHHWPHWREEHAAQVADLVARERAGEAAIDLTRSPEFASNIIEGMTLNRPQTITCNLPNAAPGGLLIDNLLADGVVEVGCTVDGAGVHPQPYGRLPEALAAIDRSHQAVHSLLADAVLHGDPERAVQALMLDPLTASVCSLAEIRSMFGELVAAERTDLPAFLSGEPQGVTA; the protein is encoded by the coding sequence ATGAGCAAGGTCACCATCATCGGCGCGGGCAGCGCCGTGTTCGCCCAGCAGATGATCACCGACGTGCTGGCCATTCCCGGTCTGGAGCGCGGCGAGTTCGCCCTGATCGACACCGACGCGGCGCGCCTGGAGGCCGCCCACGACCTGGCCGAGCTGACCGTGGCCCGCTCCGGCAAGGCCTTCACGGTGTCGGCGTCCACGGATCGCCGCGCCGTGCTGCCCGGCACCGACTTCGTGATCAACACCATCGAGGTCTCGGGCCTGCGCAACGTCCAGCACGACTACGACATCCCGCTGCGCTACGGCGTCGACCAGTGCATCGGGGACACCACCGGCCCCGGCGGCGTGATGAAGTTCCTGCGCACCGCCCCCGCGTGGCTGGCGATCCTGCGCGACCTGCACGAGCTGGCGCCCGCCGCCACCGTCCTGAACTACACCAACCCCATGAGCGCCCTGGTGCTGCTGTCGGCCCGCGCCACGCCGGTGAAGGTCTATGGGCTGTGCCACTCGGTGCAGAACACCCTGGCGGAACTCGCCGGGTATCTGGAGCTGCCGGTGGCCGAGCTGACATACCGCTGCGCCGGGGTCAACCACCTGTCGTGGTTCACGGAGCTGCGCTGGCGCGGCGAGGACGTGCTGCCCCGGCTGCGGGCGGCCATGCAGCGCCCCGAGATCTACGAGCAGGACATCGTCCGCTTCGAGATGCTGCGGCACTTCGGGGCCTTCCCCACCGAGTCCAGCGGGCATTTCTCGGAATACGTGCCGTACTTCCGGTCGCGGCCCGATCTCGTGTCGCGCTACACCCGCGCCGCGTACAAGGGCGAGAGCGGGTACTACGCCCACCACTGGCCGCACTGGCGCGAGGAACACGCCGCGCAGGTGGCTGACCTGGTGGCCCGCGAACGCGCCGGCGAGGCCGCGATCGACCTGACCCGCAGCCCCGAATTCGCGTCGAACATCATCGAGGGCATGACCCTGAACCGCCCGCAGACGATCACCTGCAACCTGCCGAACGCGGCTCCAGGGGGCCTGCTGATCGACAACCTGCTGGCCGACGGCGTGGTCGAGGTGGGCTGCACGGTCGATGGTGCCGGTGTCCACCCGCAGCCGTACGGACGCCTCCCCGAGGCGCTGGCGGCCATCGACCGCTCGCACCAGGCGGTTCACAGCCTGCTGGCCGACGCCGTGCTGCACGGCGACCCCGAGCGGGCGGTGCAGGCGCTGATGCTCGATCCGCTGACCGCGTCGGTGTGCTCACTGGCCGAGATCCGGTCGATGTTCGGCGAGCTGGTCGCCGCCGAGCGGACCGACCTGCCCGCCTTCCTGAGCGGCGAGCCGCAGGGCGTGACGGCGTGA